A stretch of DNA from Salvelinus sp. IW2-2015 linkage group LG20, ASM291031v2, whole genome shotgun sequence:
CCACGCCCTGCTGAAGGTGACCATGACTCAGACCCTGGTGCCCCTCTCCCTGGTCAAGGTGCACCTGATGGTGGCCGTGGAGGGACACCTCTTCCAGAAGTGGTTCCACGCCTCTCCTAACCTGGCCTACTCCTACATCTGGGACAAGACGGACGCCTACAGGCAGAGGGTCTATGGGCTGACCCAGGCTGCTGGTGAGTGGCAGTGTGAGATTCTGTAGTGTTTGGATGATGTTTGGTCGGTTATGTTAGACGTAACTGTGTAGATCTATCTGTCAAGACACAGGACCGTGCCATCTATTACCGCAACAGGCTGGCAGAACTTCTGTTGTGGCTTCCTGACAAAAGAAAGCCACAACACAAGCGTTTAATTAAGTTGACACCTACACAGTAAGATACTGTGTGGCGCTGTGTAGGTGTGAACCATGCATTGACAGAAACACCATGTGATCACACCGCATACGCTTCTCCCGACGCACGCGTCTCGTTAGATCGCACTCGCTTGATCAACATTCTTGTTGAAGCATGCTAAAACCTGATGCGTTCGTTCCACAGTGTCAGTGGGGTTCGAGTACGAGACGTGTCCCAGTCAGATCCTATGGGAGAAGAGGACAGCGGTGCTGCAGGGTTACGAGCTGCTACCGTCCAACCTGGGGGGCTGGTCCCTGGACAAACACCACGCCCTCAACGTTGCCAGTGGTACGACCTACAGCCTTTAAAACACACTTAGAACATTTTAGAACGAACCTCACTCACACCAGGACAGATCATTTACACGTGTGTTTTTTCTTTTGTTAGTGTtgagaaatgttttttgttttttttaatttatggtGTAGCTACATTAAATGAATCACTGAAACCAGACAACTTCTCGGAATGCATGAATGAATGTTCAACGTCCAAGTAGTCGTGTCTTTTCTTGTCTCGCATCTGTATGTCAATGCAGTGCCACTGAGGATCTTCTAAAACAGTGTTCTTTCGCCTCCATGTTTGACAGCACCACGTGTGCCCTGAAAACCAATGGAATATTCCTGTGCCCAGGCAGTGACAGACAGGGGACAAGCAGGGAGTCAATAAGATGGAAAAACACTAATAGTATACCTCTCTGACTCTCACACCTTCACACTCACTCAGTTTCTATAGCAACAGTTTGAACAGTATTATTGGATtactttattgttttatttttaggtACACAGGGAATTGAAAGTCTAAAATGATAAGTCAATATTAAGATAGAGGCTGATTAAAAAGTGACACTGGGTCTTTGTTCCCGGGCTCTATTCATGCGTAGATGTGAAGTTTAGGATCTAAAAGGATATTGTTTTGAATCGGAATGCCTCTACTGTCTCAGGGATCCTGCATAAGGGCAGTGGGGAGAACGTGTTTGTATCAGAGCAGCAGCCTCCAGTCATCAACAGCATCATGGGGAACGGGCGCAGGCGCAGTATCTCTTGCCCCAGCTGCAGTGGTCTGGCTGAAGGCAACAAGCTGCTGGCCCCCATGGCCCTGGCCTGTGGGGGGGACGGCAGCCTGTATGTGGGAGACCTCAACTTCATCCGCCGGGTCTACCCCACTCTAAACACCACAGCCGTGCTGGAGCTCAGGTAGGTCGGCAGACATGAGGGATGGACAGAGGTTATCAATGGAGGAGGGGTTGAGTAACATGACAGGCGGAAACTAACAAGGtcgttttcttttgtttttgtttttctccagAAATAAAGACTTGAGGCATGGGTAAGTTATGTTTGTGTGTCctctagggctgaccccatttagtcgactggtcgattgtttggtcgataggctgttggtcaaccgagatttctttagtcaagcagcagcaaacaaaaataaaaatcatgtcgtacaagacacctgtctgagtggactaatctattgtggaggccgtggggatggcacagtccatcactctaagacatgtgCTGCTGAAAATATATATGGTTGTATTAAGTAAGAACAATGGTGCCACACTaataaaaattatattattttataacaattcTCTGGCTTGGGTAGCggtcgctgtccgcggttctgaaatacatcactgcgctgttgaattggtgccttttcctagaccatgttgctatgtgaataatagcaaagttaaccagcatattggtgttgagaacaatgggCGGAGACAGCAGCGGagttaggagaggaggagacagcccttgccttaattgtctaaggcgagaggaaaccccaacttaattaggtgtATAATCAATAGCGTAACTGTTAAATGTGcttggctttataaatcatcaatatattgtacatttacagtgaattcggaaagtattcagaccccttgaccttttccacattttgttacgttacagccttattctaaaattgattgaagaAACAaatttcctcatcagtctacacacccccccaaaaaattgagctcaggtgcatcctgtttccattgatcatccttgagatgtttctacaacttgattagagtccacctgttgtaaattcaattgactggacatgatttggaaatgtgttgcatgtcagagcaaaaaccaagccatgaggttgacggAATTTTCCTTAGACCTCAGAGAAAAGATTGTAgaggcacagaactggggaagggtaccaaaagatttctgcagcattgaaggtccccaaaaatacagtggcctccatcattcttaaatggaagaaggtaggaacccccaagactcgtcctagagctggccgcctggccaaactgagcaattgggattgaagggccttggtcagggaggtgaccaagagcccgatggtcactctgacagagcaccagagttcctctgtggagatgggagaaccttccagaaggacaaccatctctgcagcacttcaccaatcaggtctttatggtagagatgccagacgaaagccactcctcagtaaaaggcacatgacagccccttaaagtttgctaaaaggcacctaaaggactctcagaccatgaaaaacaagattctctggtctgatgaaaccaagattaaactctttggcctgaatgccaagcgtcacatctggaggaaaactggcaacatccctacagtcaagcatggtggtggcaacatcatgatgtggggatgttttcagcagcagggactgggagactagtcaggatggagggaaagatgaactgagcaaagttcagagagatccttgatgaaaaacctgctccagaacgctcaggacctcagactggggcgaagattcaccttccaacaggacaacaacactaagcacacagcaaagacaacgcaggagtggcttcaggacaagtctctgaatgtccttgagtggcccagccagagcccggacttcaacccgatcgaacatctctgaagagacctgaaaatagctgtgcagcgatgctccccatccaacctgacagagcttgagaggatctgcagaggtgaatgggagaaactccccaaatacaggtgtgccaagcttgtagcgtcatacccaagaagcctcgaggctgtaatcgctgccaaaggtccttcaacaaagtactgcataaagggtctgaatagttatgtaaatgtgattttcatttcattttttataaatgttttaacatttctcAACCTGtctttgcttcgtcattatggggtattgtgtgtagattgatgagtgaaaaaacgatttaatcaattttagaaaaaggctgcaTTTTTTGCAAAGTAAAACAATAACatgacatatcacatttacatacagtaccagtcaaaagttgacacacctactcattccagggtttttctttatttttactattttcttcattgtagaatatatattttctacattgaagacatcaaaacaatgaaataacacatattgaatcatgtagtaaccaaaaaagtgttaaacaaatccaaatatattttatatttgagattcttcaaagtagccaccctttgccttgatgacagctttgcacactctttgcatacTCTCAActatcttcatgaggtagtcacctcgaatgcatttcaattaacaggtgtgccttgttaaaagttattttgttgaatttattttcttcttaatgcttttgagccaatcagttgtgttgtgacaaggtaggggtggtattcagaagacagccctatttggtaaaataccaagtccatattatggaaagaacagctcaaataagcaaagagaaacgacagtccatcattactttaagacatgaaggtcagtcaatccggaaaatgtcaagaactttaaaagtttccactcgggagcccaacgttgtctgcagagtgaaggaaaagccgccaacaagtgctcagcataatatgctgagcacttgttggttgctctgttccacttgttagctgcttttttttcactctgcggtccaactcatcccaaaccatctcaactggtttgaggtcgggtgtgTGCCTTATGTGTGTcttttgaattctaaataaatcaccaaagtgtcaccagcaaagcacccccacaccatcacatgtgggaactccttcaagactgttggaaatgcattccaggtgactacctcatgaagctggttgagagaatgccaagaatgtgcaaagctgtcatcaaggcaaagggtggctactttgaagaatctaaaatctaatatatttttatttgtttaacacttttttggttactacatgattccatatgtgttatttcatagtgttgatgtcttcactattattctacaatgtagaaagtagtcaaaataaagacaaacccttgcatgagtaggtgtgtccaaacctttgactggtactgtaagtactcagaccctttactcagtactttgttgaagcacttttggtgTCCTCCAACTTGGTAACATTGCCAGACATACAGCTTTAGCAAAAGTGATGGTTACCTGTATGTCATCTCTCTTGTATTCCTATAGTCTCTGGCTCAGTCCTTTTGAGGGATTATCTATCTAGAATATTCTCTCATTTCCTATCTACCTAGGAACAACCCAACACACAAGTACTACCTAGCGGTGGACCCACTGTCTGGGTCGGTCTTTCTCTCGGACACCAACTCGCGACAGATCTACCGCGTGCGCTCACTGACCGGCGGGCGGCAGTTGTTGGACAATGCCCAGGTGGTGGCTGGGACCGGCGAGCAGTGTGTCCCCTTCGACGAGGCCCGCTGTGGGGACGGCGGCAAGGCCGTGGAGGCCACACTCATGAGCCCTAGGGGTGAGTTCCAGGAGCATAGTGTATCAACCCTTACTGTGGAGGTGACAGTGACCGAAGCCTTTCCTTATTTTAGGGATGCTCTGCTCCACACATTCCATATACAATCAGTTCCACACATCTAATTTCCATCTGGATTATTTTGTTATATCTGACTGTTACTTACAGTCTGTCACTTATACTCCCTTGTAGGAAGCACTCATATTGTGTGATTTTACACATGTTCACCTGCTATTCTTTTGGGGTCTTTAGCTGTCACTCAGTATCTATCTAGTGGTGTCCTCAGGAGGGAGGGTGTATGTAAACGAGTGATTTGCAATCTGTTTGTTCAGAGCAGTGACCTGGAACAGAAACAGCGGGTCTTCGTGACACCAAACTGCCAGGCGGAGTGTTACACTGTCACTTGGTGTCACAGCAGAGATGACACTCTAACACAGAGACATTCTGATGTCAGCACGAGGTTACAACCCTGCAGAATGCCTGATGAGCCCAACTTTGACAGTGTTTTGACTGTTTGTGTTAGCAGCCCCAGATGTAAAGAAGAACTAGTTTTCATATGTCAGAATGTTATGATTTCGAACTCTGCCTCCGTCTTTCTGTCTGTCAGGGATCGCCGTGGATAAGAACGGCCTAATGTACTTTGTTGACGCCACCATGATCCGTAGGGTGGACCAAAACGGCATCATCTCTACCCTGATCAAGACCAATGACCTCACAGCGGTCCGTCCACTCAGCTGTGACTCCAGCATGGACGTCAGTCAGGTGAGGAGAAAAACTGGGGAACAAAAAATCGATATGTTTCATATCTGTATATTTTGGACTTATAGGCCCTTTGGGGCAGAAAACCTGTGTAGTGCTGAGGCTATATGTTTTTCTTAATAGCCAGGTGGGAAGAGAGTCTGCAGTCTAAATGATATCCCCATCTGTCCTATTTGTCCCCCTCTGCCTTATGGCCAAATACGCTAAGCATGGACCACTACAGAGACTTTTCTTTAGAGGGATATATCTACTACTGTCCAACATAAGAGGGCTGCCTCTTTGTTGTCATAAATTGACAGTATTTATACCCACCTATCCTAGCTGTACTCTCTTCTGaatagtgtgtgagagagaggaattTGGATAAAGACTTGGAGATCTAAAGAGCGCTGGGGAGTTCCAGTGGATTTGCGATTACTCATGTGTTGTGTAACTGTTCATCCAGGTGCGTCTGGAGTGGCCCACAGACCTGGCGGTGAACCCCACGGACAACTCCCTGTACGTGCTGGAGAACAACGTGATCCTCCGCATCACAGAGAACCACCAGGTCAGCATCATCGCTGGGAGGCCCATGCACTGCCAGGTCCCGGGCATCGACTACTCCCTGAGCAAGCTGGCCATCCACTCTGCCCTGGAGAGCGCCACGGCCATCGCCGTCTCCCACACTGGTGTGCTCTACATCGCCGAGACGGACGAGAAGAAGATCAACCGCGTGCGGCAGGTCAGCGCCTCCGGAGAGACCTCTCTGCTGGCCGGCGCCACCTCCGAGTGCGACTGCAAGAACGACGTCAACTGCCAGTGCTTCTCTGGCGACGAGGGCTACGCCACGGACGCCGGGCTCAACGCCCCCACCTCGCTCGCCGTGTCTCCCGACGGCACGCTGTTCATCGCTGACCTCAACAACATCCGTGTGCGGGCAGTGCGGCGCGACAGGCCCATGGCCACGCCAGTGGGGCTGTATGAGGTGGGGTCACCCCGGGAGCAGGAGCTGTATGTGTTCAGTAGAGATGGgctccacagacagacagtcagtctgaTCACCGGAGAACCTCTCTATAACTTCACCTACGGGCCGGACAGGGAGCTGGCTGCTGTTGCTGATAACTGTAACAACACCCTGAGGGTGAGGAGAGACGGATCTGGCCAGCTGAGGCTGGTGCTGTTGCCTGAGAACCAGGTGGTCACCCTGGGGCTGGACCCTGCCGGTGGCCTGCGCTCCGTATCTGCCCTCAACCAGGAGGTGGCGCTGATGAGCTATGCTGCGAACACAGGCCTGCTGGCCTCCAAGGCTGATGAGACTGGATGGACCAACTTTTATGAGTATGTGGGAATTAACTAGTGTAtgtgtgactgtaaattagcctaaAGTATTCAGTGATAGAGCTCACAGTGCAGTGTATTAATATTAGGTGACGAAAAGGAGCAATAGCCATTTATTGGTGTGGAAATAATGCATtagtcagagagagaaaaagtggtcTGGATTCCGTCAGGCCACTCGGAGTCAAATCAACAATATGGTCATGTCACATTGTCACCATCTGGTGTCTGACCCTGGTACTGCTCTGAGTGCTAGAAGACATCTGTTGGTCTCACGTTTGACAGACATTCCAGCACATGTAGGATTTTTCCTCCATGGCCCCTCGACTCAGCTCCATCCTACTCTTCCCATGCAGGTATGACAGTGAGGGGCGTCTGACTAACGTCACCTACCCCACGGGAGTGGTGACCAGCCTGCACCGGGAGATAGACCAGTCAATCAACATCGACATGGAGAGCTCCAACAGGGATGACGACGTCACCGTCATCACCAACCTGTCCTCTGCGGAGGCATCCTACACCGTGGTGCAAGGTAACAAACATGTCACCTAAAAGGATCATTCTCATATTTAAACTACAGTACTATAATCCCCTACccagctcgctctctctgtctccccaactCCAACACTTTAGGGTACCTGACACTTTTTACAGTCCTATGACAAATGCGATTAAGGAGAAATTCATTACCTAGGACACAGTAaatcttcatctgtgtctgtgggCGCCATAGGAGGTGGCTGCTGCCCAACAAGAAGGCCCCTGGTCCCAGAGCTTATTTCAGCCGTTTAACAGCGTGGaggaaagagcaggagagagtatAGATTTCCCTACTGACCCATGGGGGTGTGACAGAAAATAAATGCAATCTCATCTGTACGTCTGGAAACTACTGGAGCCGTGAGAATAAGAATTGAAGAGATTTATATGAAAGTGTGCCCTGGGGGGCTCATAAAAGAGGGAAAGCGACTTGGCTACCTTAAACTGCACACTTTATTTCAATCTAATGTGGGAGTTCTGACTgaaatggactctacaaagtAAATCTGGCTATAAAGGCTTCCAAAGTTTGCTTCTACTGTTTCAGGGAGATAAATTGAGTTTGAAAGCCGTTAAAAGCTGGTTTTGAGTACTCTTGTCTGGTTAGACGTGTTCGGGAAGTTTCCTTCGCATTAAGCTCCATGGATTATTTTGCTTCCAGGTACCTTTCCTCCTCAAATGTAGTACATGATCTCATTACTGCATGTAAATGGAATAAAAAGCTCATGTTCTGCATTTTGCTGAAAGACTAAAAACCCTCTTATCTTTGGTCATGTCATTATGAGAGAGGAAACTTGTTATTGTCTGGTAGAAAAGTACACAGATCCAGCCCCAGAGACTGCATTTCCCCTAATGCAGAGCATTCAATTAGATCAAATGTAATGTCTTCTCTGTAATAAAACGTGCCCTCAGTTTCTCACTTCTaatccaaggtgtgtgtgtgtgtgtgtgtgtgtgtgtgtgtgtgtgtgtgtgtgtgtgtgtgtgtgtgtgttgtgtgtgtggtgtgtgtgtgtgtgtgtgtgcctgctgctCCCCCTACAGACCAAGTACGGAACAACTACCAGTTCTGTTACAATGGTACTCTAAGAGTATCGTATGCCAATGGCATGGGCCTCAGCTTCCACACAGAGCCCCATATCCTAGCCGGCTCAGTCAGCCCTACCATTGGTCAGCGCAACATCAGTCTGCCCACCGACAGCGGGCTGAACTCTATCGAGTGGAGGATGAGGAAGGAACTCATCAAGAGCAAAGTGACCGTCTATGGCAGGAAGCTGAGAGTAAGCTGGACACAATGCACTTAAAGAGCTCAGTCTCTAATGTCAATCCATTTCTGGAGGTTTTTTAATCAATGCAGCTTGCTCTCTGTCATACTGAAGTCCCTCTCTGTCACTGAGAATAGAGCTACAATATAGGATTTGTAGAGTAATATTGTTGTTTTGAACTATATATTATACACAGCCAGCTCTGAGCAAAAGAGAGAAAATGTAGTTTTTCACccataaaaacatttgattttatcAGAATGCAAATGATTATACAGGCTTAGGATGTCTTCCTCTCATGTTTCATGTACAGTCAGGTGCCAATAATTTTTGACCTAACTGTACCTATGACTAATGAAATGTCCTCCCTCACACTCTGCACAGGCCCATGGCAGGAACCTCCTCTCAATTGATTTTGACCGCAACACTCGCACAGAGAAGATCTATGACGACCACCGTAAGTTCACACTGAGGATCATGTATGACCAGCAGGGCCGTCCAGCCACCTGGCTTCCCAGCAGCAGCCTGGCTGTGGTCAACGTGTCCTACTCCCCCACTGGACGCCTAGTGGGCCTGCAGAGAGGCAGCATGAGCCAGAGGAGCGAGTTTGACACCTTCGGACGCATCCTCTCACGCACCTTTGTGGACGGCAAGGTGTGGAGCTTCAGCTATCTGGACAGGGTGAGGCATTCTGATACACTActggatgtgtctgtctgtgtctgtgtgtgtgtctgtgtgtgctgtaagCTGTAAGGGAACAGTGTTTTTACTCTTTTGTTGTGAGAAGTTTTTCAAGGCTTCTGTTATTGTGGATGTACAGTAGAGAATAAAAATGGATGtactttatttttgttttctccatCTTGCTCCCCAGTCCATGGTGCTGCACCTCCAGCAGAGTCAGAGGCAGTATGTGTTTGAGTTTGACACCTCAGGGCGTATCATCTCGGTCACCATGCCCAGCATGGCCAGACACACCATGTCCACCCACGTGTCCATCGGCTACATCCGCAACATCTACAACCCTCCCGAGAGCAACGCCACCGTCATCCACGACTTCAGCGAAGACGGACGACCCCGTGCCACCTTTTACCTAGGCACGGGTCGACGCGTCATCTATAAGTATGGCAAGCTGGCCAAGCTGTCTGAGGTTCTGTACGACGGCACAGCTGTGACGTTCGGCTACGACGAGACAGCCGGAGTGTTGAAGATGGTTAACCTGCAGAGTGGGGGATTCTCCTGCACCATCCGCTACCGTAAAGTTGGCCCCCTAGTGGACAAACAGATGTACCGCTTCTCTGAGGAGGGCATGGTCAACGCCCGTTTTGATTACACCTACCACGACAACAGCTTCCGTGTGGCCAGCATCAAGCCTGTGATCGGCGAGACGCCCCTGCCCGTGGACCTCTACCGCTACGATGAGATCTCAGGCAAGGTGGAGCACTTTGGCAAGTTTGGCATTATCTACTATGACGTCAACCAGATAATCACAACGGCAGTGATGACCCTCAGCAAGCACTTTGACGCCCACGGCCGCATCAAAGAGGTGCAGTACGAGATCTTCCGCTCGCTCATGTACTGGATGACGGTACAGTATGACAGCATGGGCCGGGTCATCAAGAGAGAGCTGAAGATCGGGCCATATGCTAACACAACACAGTACCGCTATGAATATGACGGTGACGGCCAGCTTGTCGGGGTCAAAGTCAACGACTGGTCCACCTGGCGTTACAGCTATGACCTGAACGGCAACTTGCACCTGCTGAACCCTGGGAACAGCGCACGCCTGCTGCCGCTGCGCTACGACTTGCGCGACCGCATCACCCGCCTGGGCGACATGCAGTACCGCGTGGATGAGGATGGTGTCCTGAGCCAGCGTGGCGCTGACGTCTTCCTCTACAACTCCAACGGGCTGCTAGAGCAGGCGTACAGCCGTACGCCCAGGGGGTGGAGCGTGCGTTACCGCTACGACGGCCTGGGCCGCCGCATCTCCAGGAAGACCAATGAGGGAGAGCACCTGCAGTTCTTCTACGCAGATCTCAACTACCCCGGCAGGATAACCCACGTGTACAACCACTCTGGAGGGGAGATCACCTCTTTCTACTACGACCTGCAGGGCCATCTGTTTGCCATGGAGGTGACCGGCGGGGAGGAGTATTACATCGCCTCGGACAACACGGGCACGCCGCTCGCCGTCTTCAGCAGCAACGGACAGATGGTCAAGCAGCTTCAGTACACTGCCTACGGGGAGGTGTACCACGACTCCAACCCTGACTTCAACATGGCGGTGGGCTTCCACGGAGGGCTCTACGACCCCCTCACCAAGCTGGTGCACTTTGGCCAGAGAGACTACGATGTGCTGGCAGGCAGATGGACTGCTCCAGACCATAAACTCCTACCTAAGATTGGCAAGGAGCCGTCCCCGTTCAATCTGTACATGTTCAAGAACAACAACCCACTCAGTGATATGATAGACGTCAAGAGCTATGTGACAGGTGAGGATGATTGAGTTAGCTTCTTCTTATGGAAAAAGATCCATCAAGTGAGCTAAGTATGTTATGACatcttgacatgtttttttttcattaatACTCATGCCCTATTTTGCAGATGTGAAGAGCTGGCTGGTGATGTTCGGTTTCCAGCTCAGTAACATCATACCAGGCTTCCCCAGACATCCCATGTATTTTGTTGAACCGCCTTATGAACTACTAGCAAGCCAGGACTGTGAGACTGCTCAGGTGAGTTATGTATCAAATACATATTTGAGCTACTGATTACTGAGACTACACAGGCAAATCTCcatgtattttatgtttattaatttaaacaaaataatcAAGTGACTGGCTGACCCTCTGCTCTGTCTCCAGCTGATCACAGGGGTGCAGCATGCAGCGGAGCGCCACAACCAGGCCTTCATGGCCCTGGAGGGGAGGTTGCTCAACAAGGAGCACCGGGCCAAACGGGACA
This window harbors:
- the LOC111981316 gene encoding teneurin-2 isoform X1; protein product: MVKSKGRPLPPTPSSSLLPPAPPPPTGPPHPVPPAIRECQVPLLDSGSPHVMLDPPPDDEFSPNSYLLRACAPPPQPPSAGPPNNHHSQSLRPPLPPPHNHHQSSANSLNRNTLASRRGPTHAPSAAPGEGPSTPESVQLQESWALNSSVPLETRHFLFKTPSGTTPLFSSSSPGYPLTSGTVYSPPPRLLPRNAFSRSSFKLNKPSKYCSWKCAAVSAIAAAVLLXVLLSYFIVLNLLGLNWQLKPADGHLINNGLSTGLPGRSDVATVPSGGRGPWVYRNSSISTGELEVGRRLSQDVPPGVFWRSLLHLRQPLFLKFNISLGKDALFGVYIRKGLPPSHAQYDYMERLDGKEKWSVVESPRERRSIHTVVLNEAIFVQYLDPGTWHLAFYNDGKDKESVSFSTVALDSVQECPQNCHGNGECMSGVCHCFPGFHGMDCAKAACPVLCSGNGQYDKGSCICYSGWKGSECDVPVGQCIDPVCNGHGTCSEGSCTCSAGYRGDTCEEVDCLDPGCSDHGTCVSGQCHCKPGWAGPLCEHPRAQCPDQCHGHGAFIPDTGICSCDPNWMGPDCSMEVCSSDCGAHGLCVGGVCRCEEGWTGAGCDQRVCNPLCVKHGTCRDGKCQCQQGWNGEHCTIDGCPGLCNGNGQCTLGQNNWRCECHTGWRGPGCSVAMEISCADNKDNEGDGLTDCMDPDCCTQSLCLTNPLCLGARDPLQIIQQSQSPSLKVRSFYDRVKLLVGRDGTHIIPGNNPFNSSLASLIRGQVLTTDGTPLVGVNVTFVKYPHYGYTLTRQDGTFDLVANGGASLTLRFERAPFLSQERTVWLPWNQFYAMDTLVLKTEENTIPACDLSGYVHPDPVVVASPLSSFFSSHPAERHIIPETQVVHEQLEIPGTGLKLCYLSSRASGYHALLKVTMTQTLVPLSLVKVHLMVAVEGHLFQKWFHASPNLAYSYIWDKTDAYRQRVYGLTQAAVSVGFEYETCPSQILWEKRTAVLQGYELLPSNLGGWSLDKHHALNVASGILHKGSGENVFVSEQQPPVINSIMGNGRRRSISCPSCSGLAEGNKLLAPMALACGGDGSLYVGDLNFIRRVYPTLNTTAVLELRNKDLRHGNNPTHKYYLAVDPLSGSVFLSDTNSRQIYRVRSLTGGRQLLDNAQVVAGTGEQCVPFDEARCGDGGKAVEATLMSPRGIAVDKNGLMYFVDATMIRRVDQNGIISTLIKTNDLTAVRPLSCDSSMDVSQVRLEWPTDLAVNPTDNSLYVLENNVILRITENHQVSIIAGRPMHCQVPGIDYSLSKLAIHSALESATAIAVSHTGVLYIAETDEKKINRVRQVSASGETSLLAGATSECDCKNDVNCQCFSGDEGYATDAGLNAPTSLAVSPDGTLFIADLNNIRVRAVRRDRPMATPVGLYEVGSPREQELYVFSRDGLHRQTVSLITGEPLYNFTYGPDRELAAVADNCNNTLRVRRDGSGQLRLVLLPENQVVTLGLDPAGGLRSVSALNQEVALMSYAANTGLLASKADETGWTNFYEYDSEGRLTNVTYPTGVVTSLHREIDQSINIDMESSNRDDDVTVITNLSSAEASYTVVQDQVRNNYQFCYNGTLRVSYANGMGLSFHTEPHILAGSVSPTIGQRNISLPTDSGLNSIEWRMRKELIKSKVTVYGRKLRAHGRNLLSIDFDRNTRTEKIYDDHRKFTLRIMYDQQGRPATWLPSSSLAVVNVSYSPTGRLVGLQRGSMSQRSEFDTFGRILSRTFVDGKVWSFSYLDRSMVLHLQQSQRQYVFEFDTSGRIISVTMPSMARHTMSTHVSIGYIRNIYNPPESNATVIHDFSEDGRPRATFYLGTGRRVIYKYGKLAKLSEVLYDGTAVTFGYDETAGVLKMVNLQSGGFSCTIRYRKVGPLVDKQMYRFSEEGMVNARFDYTYHDNSFRVASIKPVIGETPLPVDLYRYDEISGKVEHFGKFGIIYYDVNQIITTAVMTLSKHFDAHGRIKEVQYEIFRSLMYWMTVQYDSMGRVIKRELKIGPYANTTQYRYEYDGDGQLVGVKVNDWSTWRYSYDLNGNLHLLNPGNSARLLPLRYDLRDRITRLGDMQYRVDEDGVLSQRGADVFLYNSNGLLEQAYSRTPRGWSVRYRYDGLGRRISRKTNEGEHLQFFYADLNYPGRITHVYNHSGGEITSFYYDLQGHLFAMEVTGGEEYYIASDNTGTPLAVFSSNGQMVKQLQYTAYGEVYHDSNPDFNMAVGFHGGLYDPLTKLVHFGQRDYDVLAGRWTAPDHKLLPKIGKEPSPFNLYMFKNNNPLSDMIDVKSYVTDVKSWLVMFGFQLSNIIPGFPRHPMYFVEPPYELLASQDCETAQLITGVQHAAERHNQAFMALEGRLLNKEHRAKRDKPGYWFGTKIPIVGRGMMLAIKDGHVVTGVSGLASEDSRKVAQVLNNAIYLEGTHYTIDGKDCHFFVKLGLADSDLLSLGLSSGRKALENGVNVTVSGRSRRGVTVEIHTVALSLSVRYGLAADVLEKERGRLLEQAHQRALSVAWMREQQCLRESREGGRLWAEGERQQLLAAGKVPGYDGYYVLPVEQYPELADSSSNIQFLRQKEMGKR